One genomic segment of Pedosphaera parvula Ellin514 includes these proteins:
- a CDS encoding metallophosphoesterase: MRSISNLKWQATVGLLCAFLTSSLFAADSLHFVALGDTGSGGPDQKKVAEAIAKYAETNKGSNAVDFVLLLGDNFYSDGVKTVDDPQWQDKFEKMYDAKRLPMPFYVVLGNHDWRNDAPDAELEYSKVHPDSRWKMDGHFFKRQFPSKPDNTNTAPLVDFFFIDTEAWNTKSPHISAYPDKHLGDKQMAWLENELKASRAKWKIAVAHHPLYSNGEHGHDAQVLELRKRLEPLFKRYGVNAFITGHDHDLERIEVPGHPTLFLISGAGSKLRKQTYDEWKPFYASQLGFLAVELDEKEMRGEFQNVDNQVIDVWKRISTAASQATVRK; this comes from the coding sequence ATGAGAAGCATATCCAATTTGAAATGGCAGGCGACCGTCGGTCTTTTGTGTGCTTTCCTGACTTCCAGCCTCTTTGCGGCTGATTCGCTGCATTTTGTGGCGTTAGGAGATACTGGCAGCGGTGGGCCAGACCAAAAAAAGGTCGCTGAGGCGATCGCAAAATATGCGGAAACCAATAAAGGGAGCAATGCCGTCGATTTCGTGCTCCTGCTGGGAGATAATTTTTACAGCGACGGAGTGAAGACAGTGGACGACCCCCAATGGCAGGACAAATTTGAAAAAATGTATGATGCCAAAAGGTTACCCATGCCTTTTTATGTGGTTCTGGGCAACCATGACTGGCGAAACGACGCGCCGGACGCGGAACTTGAATATTCAAAAGTCCATCCCGATTCACGCTGGAAGATGGATGGCCATTTTTTCAAGCGACAATTTCCTTCCAAACCAGACAATACGAACACAGCGCCTTTGGTGGATTTCTTCTTTATTGATACTGAGGCATGGAATACCAAAAGCCCCCACATCTCGGCTTACCCCGATAAACATCTGGGTGATAAGCAGATGGCCTGGCTCGAAAACGAGTTAAAGGCATCACGTGCGAAATGGAAAATCGCGGTGGCACATCATCCGCTTTATTCCAACGGTGAGCACGGTCACGATGCGCAGGTATTGGAGTTGCGTAAACGCCTGGAACCCTTGTTCAAACGGTATGGGGTGAATGCTTTTATCACCGGCCACGATCATGATTTGGAGCGCATTGAGGTGCCAGGCCATCCCACGCTTTTCCTGATCAGCGGTGCCGGGAGTAAACTGCGCAAACAAACATATGATGAATGGAAGCCCTTTTATGCCTCCCAACTGGGATTTCTAGCCGTCGAACTCGATGAAAAGGAAATGCGTGGCGAGTTTCAAAATGTGGACAACCAGGTGATTGATGTTTGGAAGCGCATATCCACCGCGGCATCGCAGGCCACGGTTCGTAAATAA
- a CDS encoding GNAT family N-acetyltransferase produces the protein MREGLALQSTRLELLPATIELLAADLCDRAKFGCLLQAIVPASWPPPLVERSELEWLIQKLGEDPEVLPWSARYFILKDPRILIGFGGFKSRPDTRGIAEVGYAMVTDHQCKGFATEALKALCEWAFTHPEVTRIIGETYPDLTASISVLEKSRFAYADAGSEPGVVQYELLRH, from the coding sequence ATGAGAGAAGGGCTCGCTCTTCAATCAACGCGTTTGGAACTATTACCTGCCACCATTGAATTGCTTGCTGCAGACCTATGTGATCGCGCCAAATTCGGTTGCCTTCTCCAAGCCATCGTGCCGGCCTCCTGGCCTCCACCTCTGGTTGAACGTTCTGAACTCGAATGGTTGATTCAGAAGCTCGGTGAAGATCCCGAAGTCCTCCCGTGGTCTGCCCGCTATTTCATCCTGAAAGATCCCCGCATATTGATCGGTTTTGGCGGTTTTAAAAGCCGGCCGGACACGCGTGGAATCGCCGAAGTCGGTTACGCCATGGTCACGGATCACCAGTGTAAAGGCTTTGCCACGGAAGCCCTGAAGGCCTTGTGCGAGTGGGCGTTCACTCATCCGGAGGTTACGCGCATCATTGGCGAAACCTATCCCGATTTGACCGCTTCCATTTCTGTGTTAGAAAAGAGCAGGTTTGCGTATGCGGATGCAGGTAGTGAACCTGGAGTGGTTCAATACGAATTACTTCGACACTGA
- a CDS encoding M48 family metallopeptidase, with protein MSVTSIVTATALILILARWLAQLWLARLNQKNVLAHANEIPRAFEGTIDRETYHKSVQYTLAKSKYGQLETTYELVVFLLVLFTGVLPWAFGYFTNRFGTSAWSMAAFLFCIMIALSIPSLPFDWYGQFHLEQRFGFNTSTPRLWIMDRVKGLVLGFVIGWPLLVLVLKIVDWTGTFWWLWAWGVMMVFQLIMLVLTPILIMPLFNKFTPLPEGSLRERLLGLGQRTGFHAKSIQVMDGSKRSRHSNAFFTGFGQFRKIVLFDTLIQQLTEPELEAVLAHEIGHYKKKHIPKMLLWSTFGLLVTFYLISLLARQEWFYRSFGFEPGSIVPALLLFALLAGVVTFWFSPIAHWWSRRHEYQADAYAAETMKEPQSLIGALRKLNEKNLSNLTPHPWYSGFYYSHPTLLEREQALLKSAARL; from the coding sequence ATGTCTGTTACCTCGATTGTCACCGCCACTGCATTGATTTTGATTCTGGCCAGATGGCTGGCCCAACTCTGGCTGGCGCGGCTTAATCAAAAAAATGTGCTCGCCCACGCCAACGAAATACCCAGGGCATTTGAAGGCACGATCGACCGGGAGACGTACCACAAGTCAGTTCAATACACTCTCGCTAAAAGCAAATATGGTCAGCTGGAAACCACCTATGAGTTAGTCGTTTTTCTGCTCGTGCTTTTTACCGGGGTTCTGCCCTGGGCGTTTGGATATTTTACAAATCGATTCGGAACCTCCGCCTGGTCCATGGCTGCCTTCCTGTTCTGCATTATGATTGCGCTTTCCATTCCCAGCCTTCCGTTTGACTGGTATGGGCAATTTCATCTGGAACAGCGATTTGGCTTTAACACCAGCACGCCCCGATTGTGGATTATGGACCGCGTCAAAGGTCTGGTTCTGGGCTTTGTAATCGGCTGGCCACTCCTGGTACTCGTTCTGAAAATCGTGGACTGGACGGGTACCTTTTGGTGGCTCTGGGCCTGGGGAGTGATGATGGTATTTCAGCTCATCATGCTGGTGCTCACGCCGATTCTGATCATGCCGTTGTTCAACAAGTTTACTCCGCTTCCAGAGGGCAGTTTGCGCGAACGCCTGCTTGGGTTGGGTCAACGTACCGGTTTCCATGCCAAAAGCATTCAGGTAATGGATGGCAGCAAGCGTTCACGTCATTCCAATGCGTTTTTTACCGGCTTCGGCCAGTTCCGCAAGATAGTGCTGTTCGATACCCTGATTCAACAACTGACGGAACCAGAGTTGGAAGCAGTCCTGGCCCATGAAATTGGTCATTACAAGAAAAAGCACATTCCCAAAATGCTGCTTTGGTCCACCTTTGGTTTGCTGGTGACATTTTATTTAATTTCTCTCCTCGCAAGGCAGGAGTGGTTTTATCGCAGTTTTGGCTTCGAACCCGGAAGCATTGTTCCTGCTTTATTACTGTTCGCTTTGCTTGCCGGGGTGGTCACCTTCTGGTTTTCCCCCATCGCTCATTGGTGGTCCCGACGCCATGAATACCAGGCCGATGCCTACGCAGCTGAGACCATGAAGGAGCCGCAGTCATTGATCGGCGCCCTGCGCAAACTCAATGAGAAGAACTTAAGCAATCTCACCCCGCACCCCTGGTACAGTGGATTCTATTATTCGCATCCTACTCTATTGGAGCGTGAACAAGCCCTTTTGAAAAGTGCCGCCCGGTTATAA
- a CDS encoding aldose epimerase family protein, whose translation MRNIFRKINLCLLGALVSVVLAVSQSSATEQNGTTLRIEKSHFGTMPDGSEVSLYTLKNSKGITCKITDYGGIITEMDVPDRAGNVADVVLGYDDFERYQKNGPYFGAIVGRVANRVAGARFTLDGKTYNLANNDGTNQLHGGIKGFDKKLWKAEASSTKDAAVLKLSYTSPDGEENYPGNLSTVITYTLNNKNELRVDYRATTDKATPVNLSNHSYWNLLGSNSVLDHVLTLNADKYTPTGKTLIPTGEMAPVKDTPLDFTTPHTIGSGLSELSKKGRGYDNNFVLNSGGKKLAMAAKVYEPVTGRVMEVWTDQPGIQFYTPNFGEALQKTRSGPAFKGNCAFCLETENFPDAVNHTNFPNSILRPDQTYKQTTIYHFSTH comes from the coding sequence ATGAGAAACATCTTTCGCAAAATAAACCTCTGTTTGCTCGGAGCCTTAGTCTCGGTTGTTTTAGCCGTTTCGCAATCTTCCGCAACCGAGCAAAACGGAACAACCCTTCGTATCGAAAAATCCCATTTCGGCACCATGCCCGATGGCTCCGAGGTCAGTCTCTACACCCTGAAGAACTCCAAGGGCATCACCTGCAAGATTACCGATTACGGCGGCATCATCACCGAAATGGATGTCCCGGACCGTGCCGGCAACGTCGCTGATGTGGTGCTCGGTTATGATGACTTTGAACGTTATCAGAAAAATGGTCCCTACTTCGGTGCCATTGTTGGCCGCGTGGCGAATCGCGTGGCCGGTGCCCGCTTCACCTTGGATGGCAAAACTTACAATCTGGCCAACAATGATGGCACCAACCAACTGCACGGCGGTATCAAGGGATTCGATAAAAAGCTCTGGAAAGCCGAGGCGTCATCCACGAAAGATGCGGCCGTTCTCAAGCTCTCTTACACCAGCCCGGACGGCGAGGAAAATTATCCCGGCAATCTCAGCACCGTCATCACCTATACCCTCAACAATAAAAACGAACTGCGCGTCGATTACAGAGCCACCACCGACAAGGCGACTCCCGTAAACCTGAGCAATCACAGCTACTGGAATCTGCTCGGCAGCAACTCAGTGCTCGATCACGTGCTCACCTTGAACGCGGATAAGTACACCCCCACTGGCAAAACCTTGATTCCCACCGGCGAAATGGCCCCAGTGAAAGACACGCCGCTCGATTTCACTACTCCGCATACAATCGGCTCCGGCCTGTCTGAACTCAGCAAGAAGGGACGCGGCTACGATAACAATTTCGTGCTGAACAGCGGCGGAAAGAAACTCGCCATGGCAGCGAAGGTTTACGAACCCGTGACCGGTCGCGTCATGGAAGTCTGGACCGATCAACCTGGCATCCAATTCTACACCCCAAACTTCGGCGAAGCCCTTCAAAAAACCAGAAGTGGACCGGCCTTCAAAGGCAACTGCGCCTTCTGCCTGGAAACCGAAAACTTCCCCGACGCTGTAAATCACACCAACTTCCCCAACAGCATCCTCCGCCCCGACCAAACCTACAAACAAACCACGATCTACCACTTCTCCACGCATTAG
- a CDS encoding DUF4864 domain-containing protein: MNARLSLDRWVKTLTLGCIVGLLYYFCIAAWRTPPGGHSFRSHYTDRVSFHHPVPALRLSTQQARMELAKVVESQLTAFRMEDYPRAYTYAGSRFQNECPLPVFEAMVKKSYPVIASSRAAQYGVILDNGEEGVVNVGILDSTGRIHHYQYFLKWERTAWKINGVKEARFEGTII, translated from the coding sequence ATGAATGCGAGATTGAGTCTGGACCGGTGGGTGAAGACCTTAACGCTGGGATGCATTGTAGGTCTTCTCTATTACTTTTGCATCGCCGCCTGGCGGACGCCACCAGGAGGACATTCCTTCAGATCACATTACACCGACCGCGTCTCTTTCCATCATCCCGTTCCAGCTCTCCGGCTCAGTACGCAACAGGCCAGAATGGAGCTTGCCAAGGTTGTGGAGTCGCAGTTGACAGCCTTCCGCATGGAAGACTATCCCCGGGCCTATACTTATGCGGGCTCCAGATTCCAGAACGAATGCCCGCTGCCGGTTTTCGAAGCCATGGTTAAAAAGAGTTATCCCGTCATCGCCAGTTCCAGGGCGGCGCAATATGGCGTCATTCTCGATAATGGCGAGGAAGGGGTGGTGAACGTGGGTATTCTCGATTCAACAGGCAGAATTCACCACTATCAGTATTTCCTAAAATGGGAGCGGACCGCGTGGAAAATCAATGGCGTCAAAGAAGCCCGGTTTGAAGGCACCATCATTTAA
- a CDS encoding TraR/DksA family transcriptional regulator, whose amino-acid sequence MQKKKTHTSKQGRRVTNRPQAATGDILNPKARLEATINPKWKRHYAHLTELREHFLNKKDNLSKDANEETPSYSEHMADAGTDTYDRDFALSMLSADQSAVYEIEQAIQRIESNTYGICEMTGKPIQSERLNAIPWTRFSVEAERELERNGAANRAHLGALGSIREAGVREDETEDTEKEDEQS is encoded by the coding sequence ATGCAAAAGAAGAAGACTCATACTTCCAAGCAAGGCCGGCGAGTGACCAATCGACCCCAAGCCGCCACCGGGGACATATTGAATCCCAAAGCTCGCCTTGAGGCGACAATAAATCCAAAGTGGAAACGGCACTATGCGCACCTTACGGAGCTTCGGGAACATTTCCTGAACAAGAAGGATAATCTGTCAAAAGATGCGAATGAGGAGACACCTTCCTATAGCGAGCATATGGCTGATGCCGGCACGGACACGTATGATCGCGACTTTGCCTTGAGCATGCTGTCCGCCGATCAAAGCGCGGTTTACGAGATTGAGCAGGCCATCCAAAGAATCGAAAGCAACACGTATGGCATCTGCGAAATGACGGGTAAACCTATCCAGTCAGAGCGACTTAACGCGATTCCCTGGACCAGGTTTTCCGTGGAAGCTGAACGGGAGTTGGAAAGGAATGGCGCGGCCAACAGGGCTCATCTGGGCGCCCTGGGCAGCATTCGAGAGGCCGGCGTGCGTGAGGATGAAACCGAGGATACGGAAAAGGAAGACGAACAATCCTGA
- a CDS encoding YncE family protein, whose product MLKPRVLFALLCSASVFAQTPSAHAGYKVLSHIKVGGEGGWDYLTVDSKARRLYVSHGTEVDVINLDTEAVEARIPNLKGVHGIALAPELNRGFISNGQEGTVTVFALDTSKEIESRIKVGQNPDAILYEPSTKRVFTFNGRSKDISVVDAKSGEVLGTIAVGGKPEFAVTDGKGLIWVNIEDKSEVVQLDAKDMKVLNRWPVAPGEEPSALAFDVAHHRLFSGSGNKTLVVMDAKTGKVVANAPIGDGVDAAAFDAGKKRVFTSQGDGTMTVIHQDSPDKYSVEDTVKTAPRARTMALDPKTHKVYLPTGEFEPAPAATADNPRPRPHMKPGSFEILVLGE is encoded by the coding sequence ATGCTTAAACCACGTGTTCTATTTGCCTTGCTCTGCTCGGCTTCTGTATTCGCGCAAACACCGTCCGCGCATGCCGGTTACAAAGTTCTCTCGCACATAAAAGTCGGCGGAGAAGGCGGTTGGGACTACCTGACTGTCGATTCCAAGGCGCGCCGCCTGTATGTCTCCCATGGCACCGAAGTGGATGTCATCAATCTCGATACCGAAGCTGTCGAAGCCCGAATCCCCAACCTGAAGGGCGTTCACGGAATCGCATTAGCGCCGGAACTGAACCGTGGCTTCATCAGCAATGGGCAGGAGGGGACAGTCACTGTTTTCGCGCTCGACACCTCGAAGGAAATCGAAAGCCGGATCAAAGTGGGCCAGAACCCGGATGCCATCCTTTACGAGCCTTCTACCAAGCGGGTATTTACTTTTAACGGCCGCAGCAAGGATATTAGTGTGGTGGATGCGAAGAGTGGCGAAGTGCTGGGAACCATCGCCGTCGGAGGCAAGCCTGAGTTTGCAGTGACGGATGGCAAGGGCCTTATCTGGGTTAACATTGAAGACAAAAGCGAAGTGGTGCAATTGGATGCCAAGGACATGAAAGTGCTGAACCGCTGGCCCGTGGCCCCTGGTGAAGAGCCTTCCGCCCTGGCTTTTGATGTGGCCCACCACCGCCTCTTTAGTGGTTCCGGAAACAAAACTCTGGTAGTTATGGATGCCAAAACCGGCAAGGTCGTGGCCAACGCTCCGATTGGTGACGGCGTTGATGCGGCTGCGTTCGATGCCGGGAAGAAGCGGGTTTTCACGTCGCAAGGAGATGGCACAATGACTGTCATCCACCAGGATTCACCTGATAAGTATTCGGTTGAAGATACAGTGAAGACTGCTCCCCGCGCGCGCACCATGGCGCTCGATCCAAAGACCCACAAGGTTTACCTGCCTACCGGCGAGTTCGAACCCGCCCCCGCCGCCACGGCAGATAATCCGCGTCCCCGTCCGCACATGAAGCCCGGCAGCTTTGAAATCCTCGTGCTTGGGGAATAA
- a CDS encoding endonuclease domain-containing protein, with protein MREAKQISRLLRRNETWAEKLMWSWLRDRRFSAYKFRRQMRVKGFYLDFYCPQARLNIELDGSRHGFPMQRESDARRDAALEGEHIKVLRFWNHQLRTERDVVREKIWRVLQERVPQWVPSRYQRSSQEDV; from the coding sequence GTGCGCGAGGCAAAGCAGATTTCGAGGCTATTACGGCGGAATGAAACCTGGGCGGAAAAACTGATGTGGAGCTGGTTGCGGGATCGAAGGTTTTCGGCTTACAAGTTCCGCCGGCAAATGCGTGTAAAGGGATTTTATCTTGATTTTTATTGTCCCCAAGCTCGGTTGAATATCGAACTGGACGGGTCCCGACATGGATTTCCCATGCAGCGGGAATCAGATGCCAGGCGTGATGCAGCTTTGGAGGGTGAGCACATCAAGGTGCTTCGATTTTGGAATCATCAGTTGCGAACCGAGCGGGATGTGGTGCGCGAAAAGATTTGGCGTGTTTTACAGGAACGTGTGCCGCAGTGGGTGCCGAGCCGCTATCAGAGATCAAGTCAAGAGGACGTTTGA
- the glpK gene encoding glycerol kinase GlpK — MEKFILALDQGTTSSRAIIFDHGGSIKSIAQQEFKQFYPKPGWVEHDANEIWATQAGVVAEALASAGLSGKDIAGIGITNQRETTIVWDKETGEPIHHAIVWQDRRTAEFCDTLKKQGLAELIQRKTGLVLDAYFSGTKLKSILDHVPDARKRALEGKLAFGTVDTWLVWKLTGGTAHVTDVSNASRTLLYNIHTNQWDDELLEIFQIPRSILPEVKSSSEVYAETSPSLFASRVPIAGIAGDQQASLFGQMCLRPGMLKHTYGTGGFMVLNTGDTPISSSNHLLTTIAWKIDGKVTYALEGSIFIAGAVVQWLRDGLGIIKTSAEIESLARTVPDNGDIYMVPAFVGMGAPHWDQFARGTVMGITRGTTAGHFARAALESIAFQTMDVLEAMEADSKIPIKELRVDGGATVNDTLMQFQADILNVPLVRPKTHETTALGAAYLAGLAVGYWKDTSELEKHWQSQKTFHPSMDKEKIADLKKHWRRAVKAGRGWLKD, encoded by the coding sequence ATGGAAAAGTTCATTCTTGCGTTGGATCAGGGGACAACCAGTTCACGCGCCATCATCTTCGACCACGGCGGCTCCATCAAATCGATCGCCCAACAGGAATTTAAACAATTTTATCCCAAACCCGGCTGGGTGGAACATGATGCCAATGAAATCTGGGCGACGCAGGCGGGAGTCGTGGCGGAGGCATTGGCCAGTGCAGGATTGAGCGGCAAAGATATTGCCGGCATTGGCATCACCAACCAGCGTGAGACGACCATTGTCTGGGATAAGGAGACGGGTGAACCGATTCATCATGCCATCGTCTGGCAGGATCGGCGCACGGCGGAATTTTGTGACACGCTCAAAAAGCAGGGATTGGCGGAACTGATTCAGCGCAAAACCGGTCTGGTTTTAGACGCTTATTTTTCGGGCACGAAGTTGAAGTCCATTTTGGATCATGTCCCCGATGCTCGAAAGCGAGCGTTGGAGGGAAAACTCGCCTTCGGCACAGTCGATACGTGGCTGGTCTGGAAATTAACGGGTGGCACGGCACATGTCACCGATGTGAGCAATGCCAGTCGCACCCTGCTCTACAACATTCATACCAATCAGTGGGATGATGAGCTTCTGGAAATTTTTCAAATTCCCAGAAGCATTCTGCCGGAGGTAAAATCATCGAGCGAAGTCTATGCGGAGACCTCTCCGAGCCTGTTTGCTTCCCGGGTTCCGATTGCGGGGATTGCGGGAGATCAGCAGGCTTCATTGTTTGGGCAAATGTGTTTGCGACCGGGGATGTTGAAGCATACGTATGGAACGGGTGGTTTCATGGTTTTGAATACGGGGGATACTCCCATTAGTTCCAGCAATCATCTCCTGACCACCATTGCCTGGAAAATCGATGGCAAGGTCACGTATGCGTTGGAAGGCAGTATTTTCATTGCTGGTGCGGTGGTACAGTGGTTGCGCGATGGTTTGGGGATTATCAAGACCTCGGCGGAGATAGAATCGTTGGCGCGCACGGTTCCTGATAATGGCGATATCTACATGGTTCCGGCATTTGTGGGAATGGGCGCGCCGCATTGGGATCAGTTTGCGCGCGGAACGGTCATGGGGATCACACGTGGGACGACGGCGGGACATTTCGCGCGCGCGGCGTTGGAGAGTATTGCTTTCCAAACGATGGATGTGCTGGAGGCAATGGAAGCGGATTCCAAAATTCCGATCAAGGAATTGCGTGTCGATGGCGGAGCCACGGTGAATGACACGCTAATGCAGTTTCAGGCGGATATTTTGAATGTGCCGCTGGTGCGGCCGAAGACTCATGAAACGACAGCCTTGGGCGCAGCTTATCTGGCGGGGTTGGCTGTGGGTTACTGGAAGGATACGAGTGAGTTGGAGAAGCATTGGCAGAGCCAGAAGACATTTCATCCTTCAATGGATAAGGAGAAGATTGCTGACCTTAAGAAACATTGGCGCAGAGCGGTGAAGGCAGGCAGAGGGTGGTTAAAGGATTAG
- a CDS encoding universal stress protein → MLICNDGSEAANRALRLGANIASACQAEVTLLGILETGGKDDGILDVLRRGQQLLEDKKIQATLVIKSGEPIQEITRCTEAAQYDLVVIGALRKETHGLFWVSSKTYRIIKSVTPPVLAVMQKANTIKRILVCTGGKKYIQTAFELTGRIARGMDATVTLFHVMPELPAIYARLRRMEVSVNRVLNSKSELGQNLREEKETLEALGVKTEVRLRQGIVLDEIFQEIRSGNYDLIVTGSALNRGTLHTYVLGNVTREIVNRSTCAVLVVRTGIKSAGITQSLVSWFDRVTHRAAIKSPNKP, encoded by the coding sequence ATGTTGATTTGTAATGACGGTTCTGAAGCCGCCAACAGGGCGCTACGCCTGGGCGCAAACATTGCCAGCGCGTGCCAGGCTGAAGTAACGCTGCTGGGTATACTCGAAACCGGGGGAAAGGATGACGGAATACTGGATGTTCTCCGCCGAGGCCAGCAATTGCTGGAAGACAAAAAAATCCAAGCCACACTCGTCATCAAGTCAGGAGAGCCCATCCAGGAGATCACCAGGTGCACTGAGGCTGCCCAATATGATCTCGTTGTCATCGGCGCACTCCGCAAGGAAACACATGGACTCTTCTGGGTCTCCTCCAAAACCTATAGGATCATCAAGAGCGTGACTCCTCCAGTACTGGCCGTGATGCAAAAAGCGAACACGATCAAGCGCATTCTCGTCTGCACCGGTGGCAAGAAGTATATTCAAACCGCCTTTGAACTGACTGGCCGGATTGCGAGGGGAATGGACGCCACGGTAACTCTTTTCCACGTCATGCCAGAACTTCCTGCCATCTACGCTCGTTTGCGTCGCATGGAAGTGAGCGTGAATCGGGTTTTGAATTCCAAATCGGAATTGGGCCAAAACCTTCGGGAGGAAAAGGAAACTCTCGAAGCACTCGGGGTAAAAACCGAGGTTCGTCTACGTCAGGGGATTGTATTGGATGAAATCTTCCAGGAAATCCGGTCCGGCAACTACGATTTGATCGTGACCGGCTCGGCTTTGAACCGGGGGACCCTACACACCTACGTGCTGGGAAATGTGACGCGGGAAATTGTAAACCGCAGCACCTGCGCAGTGCTGGTAGTGCGTACTGGAATCAAATCAGCAGGGATTACGCAGAGTCTGGTAAGCTGGTTTGACCGCGTGACGCATCGCGCCGCAATCAAATCTCCAAACAAGCCGTAA
- a CDS encoding sulfite exporter TauE/SafE family protein, translating into MDFPLSGTHINPFALIAVGFIVGILGGFFGVGGSFLAGPALFGFGVPMNIVVGTDLAHIVGKSIVAARKHRTLGNIDLRLGGLMVIGTIAGVEAGAQLIQELKKSAHIDMAVGISFIVILVGISGFMTWESLRTLRMNRDRNAKASKSQKNEVSSKQDVSAFGHIAKKIQNIPLPPYISLPASGIERISLWSIVIVAFVGGFFSGFLGGGAGYIRMPSMIYLLGIPTHIAVGTDLFEIIISAGYGTVTHALKGNVDILIALVMHTGAAIGAQIGATLTQYFAGPRIRLAFIPLPIIGAIIVIHGLITGHPHK; encoded by the coding sequence ATGGACTTCCCGCTTTCCGGAACCCACATCAACCCCTTCGCTCTCATCGCGGTCGGCTTCATAGTTGGAATTCTGGGCGGCTTTTTCGGAGTTGGCGGCAGTTTCCTTGCTGGTCCGGCGCTGTTCGGATTCGGAGTCCCAATGAATATTGTTGTAGGCACCGACCTGGCCCACATTGTTGGCAAATCCATCGTGGCTGCCCGCAAGCACCGCACGCTGGGAAACATTGATCTGCGCCTTGGCGGCCTCATGGTCATCGGCACCATTGCTGGAGTGGAGGCTGGAGCACAATTGATTCAGGAGCTCAAAAAGTCCGCGCATATCGATATGGCGGTGGGAATATCCTTCATCGTGATTTTAGTTGGTATTTCAGGTTTCATGACCTGGGAAAGTTTGCGCACGCTACGGATGAATCGTGATAGGAATGCCAAAGCATCCAAGTCGCAAAAGAACGAAGTCTCTTCCAAACAAGACGTATCAGCTTTTGGGCACATTGCTAAAAAGATTCAAAACATTCCCCTGCCGCCCTACATCAGCCTGCCGGCTTCAGGAATCGAGAGAATTTCTTTGTGGTCCATTGTCATCGTTGCTTTTGTTGGTGGATTTTTCAGTGGCTTTTTGGGTGGCGGCGCGGGTTATATCCGCATGCCTTCCATGATTTATTTATTGGGCATTCCCACCCACATTGCGGTGGGTACCGACCTGTTCGAAATCATCATCTCCGCCGGTTATGGAACGGTTACCCATGCCCTGAAGGGCAATGTGGATATTTTAATCGCCCTCGTAATGCATACTGGGGCGGCCATTGGCGCCCAGATCGGCGCCACCCTGACCCAATACTTTGCCGGCCCGCGCATCCGGCTTGCCTTTATTCCATTGCCGATAATAGGCGCCATCATTGTTATCCATGGCCTGATTACCGGCCATCCGCACAAATGA
- a CDS encoding DUF2127 domain-containing protein, with the protein MKQKTGLHHYFGLRAVAIFEFAKGFLVLAAGLGLLSLIHRDAQEAAEKIVRVLHFNPANHYPHVFIQAAGNASDARLWFYASAALAYAMIRIAEGYGLWYEKRWAEWFAAISAGLYIPVELYHLWHRVTWLKAVVLISNVLIVIYLVMILLDNHRQRVAATRKIKTGSIPIA; encoded by the coding sequence GTGAAGCAGAAGACTGGATTACATCACTACTTTGGTTTGCGCGCAGTGGCGATTTTTGAATTCGCCAAGGGCTTTCTGGTGCTGGCAGCCGGATTGGGCCTGCTTTCCCTCATTCACCGCGACGCTCAAGAGGCCGCTGAGAAAATAGTGCGCGTGTTGCACTTCAATCCTGCCAATCATTATCCGCACGTTTTCATCCAGGCGGCCGGCAATGCTTCGGACGCACGTCTTTGGTTTTACGCGTCGGCCGCTCTTGCCTATGCGATGATTCGCATAGCAGAAGGTTACGGCTTATGGTATGAAAAGCGTTGGGCGGAGTGGTTTGCTGCCATCTCTGCGGGACTCTATATTCCCGTTGAACTCTATCACCTATGGCATCGCGTCACCTGGCTGAAAGCGGTGGTGCTGATTTCAAACGTTCTCATTGTCATCTATTTGGTAATGATACTGCTGGACAACCATCGCCAACGTGTGGCAGCCACCCGGAAAATTAAAACCGGCTCAATCCCCATTGCCTGA